A single window of Scomber scombrus chromosome 12, fScoSco1.1, whole genome shotgun sequence DNA harbors:
- the LOC133992161 gene encoding dickkopf-related protein 1-like, protein MQIPSTHCFMAVYLTLFGYLGDVYAGTVLMNSNAIKNLPGASDSKGTDTVSPRTSPSGGMGHKLSVDTLQQAGVCTDDEDCGGDEFCNDARGVCLPCRKSRKRCARDSMCCAGNRCSNGVCQPNDTDGTDAPITTGWHLHNGTMEHHTKRPPSTHGHQPHAVKGQEGDTCLRSADCSEGLCCARHFWSRICKPVLTVGQVCTRHRKKGTHGLELFQRCDCGDGLACRPEKGERDHSVSRTAARNLHTCQRR, encoded by the exons ATGCAGATTCCTTCAACGCATTGCTTCATGGCTGTGTACCTCACGCTGTTTGGATACCTTGGGGACGTTTACGCGGGGACAGTTCTGATGAACTCCAACGCCATCAAAAACTTACCCGGTGCTTCGGATAGCAAAGGCACCGACACTGTCAGTCCGCGCACTTCGCCCTCCGGTGGCATGGGACACAAATTATCCGTTGACACCTTGCAG CAGGCAGGCGTTTGCACGGACGATGAAGACTGCGGAGGTGATGAATTCTGCAACGATGCCCGAGGCGTCTGTCTGCCCTGCCGTAAGAGCCGAAAGCGCTGCGCACGAGATTCCATGTGTTGTGCAGGAAACCGCTGCAGTAATG GTGTTTGTCAGCCAAATGACACTGATGGTACAGATGCTCCCATCACCACTGGTTGGCACTTACACAACGGCACCATGGAGCATCATACCAAGAGGCCCCCCTCTACCCATGGCCACCAGCCTCATGCTGTGAAAG GTCAAGAGGGGGATACCTGCCTGAGATCTGCAGACTGCTCTGAGGGTCTGTGCTGTGCCAGACACTTCTGGTCCCGTATCTGTAAGCCAGTGCTGACAGTGGGACAGGTGTGCACGCGCCACCGCAAGAAAGGCACCCATGGCTTGGAGCTGTTCCAGCGCTGCGACTGTGGTGATGGTCTGGCCTGCAGACCAGAGAAAGGAGAGCGAGACCACAGTGTCAGCAGGACTGCAGCCCGGAACCTACACACCTGTCAGAGACGCTGA